From the genome of Pirellulales bacterium:
CATGCCTACCTTTCCCTTCCTTTGGAGAAGGGCGGCAGGCTAGCTGAACCCAGGCATCAGGGCAACGCCAAGTGGCACCCACCGGACGTCAAATCCAAGGTAGGATTCGCGGCCCGCACGTCAAACGACGGTGATCGCGAGACACACCAGTTCGCATTCTCTGCCGAGCAGGCGATGCGTCAAGTGGTACCACTGCCCTCGACGCTTGGCCACTTCTTCGATCGGCTGTTGCGTTTCCACATGGACAACCACGTATCGCTTGTCATCAATTTCCGGATCTTCTCCGGTATCAACGGTAATCTGGCCAAGAAACAGCTCCGAGGCGATTGTGACAAGTTCCGGCATCCTGCCAACCGCAATCGCGAACCGCGGCTCGTTCTCGTCACACGCCATACACGAACCTCCCCGGATTCAACAGCCCCTTCGGATCGAACTGCTCCTTCACGGCGCGCATCAGGGCCGCGTCGCCGGGGGCGTTGCCCCAGGTGGCCTGGCGCGTCAGCTCCCCGGCCGCACACGACAAAACGACCAGCCCGCCCCCGGCCGCCACGGCCGCGGGCTGAAGTTGCTGCACGATCACCCTCGCCGCGTCCCCGGCCGAGAATTCCGCCAGACTCGCGATGATCGTGCCGTTGCCGGCGTGCGCCTGAAGCGACGCCCGCGGCTCGATCCGCACCAGCAGTTGCATAAACGACGTCACGGCGCTCGGCCGCAGATGGGCCTTGAGCACCAGCGGCGCGCTCTGCGCCGAAAACTCGGTGAGCCGCCGCCACAGATTCGCGGCCATCTCATCGCGATGGTCCGCCGCGACCTCCACGGCTTGCTCGCGCCATTCGCGACCCAACTGCTCGATCTGCCAATCGACCTCCAACTTGCTCCCTTCGAAGCCAACCAACAATTGCCCGACCGCCGAGTCGTCACCACCGTCCCCCGCGTTTTCTTGCCAATACGGCCCGCGCAGCAACTCGATGGCGACCGGCATGGTGCGCGAGGTGACCAGCCCGGCCAGCAGTCGCTCGGCAGCGTCCCAGTCGGCCGGGCGACACTCGATAAACGCCGTCGCTTCGCACCCCGGACGGACTTTGAGCGTCACCTGGCTGATGACGGCCAACGTGCCCAGCGACCCCGTGAGCAGCTTGCAAAGATCGTAGCCGGCGACGTTTTTCACCACCCGCCCGCCGGCCTTGAACGGCGTGCCGCGGCCATCGACGGCGCTGATGCCGATCACGTAGTCGCGCAGCGTGCCGTAGCCATAGCGGCGCGGCCCGCTGAAGTTCGTGGCGATCAGGCCGCCCAGCGTCGCCCGGTCGGACTGGGCCGCATCGACCGGCAACCGTTGCCCCTCCCGCGCCAACTCGGCGGCCAGCACGCTCATCGTGATGCCGGCTTCGACCGTGATCGTCATGTCGCGCGCGGGGTAATCGACGATCCGGTTCAGACCGGTCAGTCGCACTCCCAGCCCCTTTTGCTTGGGCGGCACACCGTAGCCGAGGCTGGTGCCGCCACCGATGGGGTACAGCGGCGTGTCGGAACCGAACGCCGCCCGAACCTGCTCCACCAGCTCGCTCTGCGTGGCCGGCTCAACCGTGGCCGTGAGCGGCAAAACTTCGCCGGCCGTCATGATCGAGCATCCGATTCACGCGCGTCGGCCAGTGATGCCGGCGCCGGCTTGCCCACGTGCTCGTGCGTCCGCAAATGCTCGGCGCAGTATTCGTAGCTTCCCTCGCACTTCGTGCAGTAGCGGAAATCCATTCTGGGGTGGCTGCGTTCGGTGGCGCCGCAAATGGCGCAGCGGTGAAACGGCTTGTCGGGCCGCGCCAGCAGCCGGGCGTTCCATTCCATGCGCCGCTTGTGATGATAGGCCCGCAACAATATCTCGTGGCCGAAGAACAAAAAAAAGTTCGCCACCGCGGCCAGCACCATCGCCTTCTGCGGCCACGGCGCAAGGGCCACGGTGGAGCCGAAGCCCAGCCAGGTGAGCAAGGCCAGCCATTTGATTTGCACCGGCAGAATGAAAAACAACACGATGACGAAGCCGGGATAGAGATAGGCGAAGGCCAAAAACACCGAGCTGTCGATAAAAGCGTTCGTCAGCGCCTGATCGGGAAAAAGCCAGCCGGCAACGTAGGTGCCCAACGTGGCGATCAGGATATAGAGGTTGAAGCGGAAGTCGCCCCAATGGGCCTCGAGCGTCGTGCCCATCAAATAGAACAAATAGGCCCCGAAGAAAAAGAACAGCGGGTGGTCAGTGACGGGCATGAAGAAGAACGTGCCCAGCCGCCAGAACTCGCCCTGCTTGACCAGCGACATTTGCAGCGGAATTTTGGCGAACTGTTCGGGCAGGGACCAATGCACCGCGAGCCCGACGCACTGCGCAACGACCAGCAGCGTCGTCAGGTTTTTGACGGCGAACCCGCCGAAGCGTCGTTCGAGTTGGTCGAAGAGGCTCATGACGCCCCTATTGGAAAGCAGAAGCCTCGTGCTGGCAAGTAGGGCCGCTCAGACGGTCGGCTTTCGCAGTTCGTTGTTTGCCGAGGCTGCCGTGCCGGTGCTATGTCAGAACCAGCGCGGGCGGCGCAGACGATTTGACGAAATTCTTGAAGGACTGGCGCTGGGATGCGTCGAGCCGATTGGCTAGTTCCATGACCTGCGAGATTTGCACCGGGGCCAGGATCTCAATGCCCACAAGCTGCCCATCGTGGTCGAAATCAATCAGCAGCACCGATTCGACGACTTCTTCGGTCCGAGCCACCTGCTTGTCGGAGATGCGAAGGTACGCGGCTTGGAGCGATCCGTCTTCACGGGCCTGTACGCTCAGCCCCAGTCCCGACGTCTGGTAAACTATCGACATGGCTGAACCTATTTCGTAATCTGCTGCCAGTAGGTGGTAACGACCTTGATCTTGTCCCCTAACTCTTCAACGATGACAACCAGCCGACGGTTCGGAGGAAAATCGCGTTCGAGCCGCTGAGTGTATTGCGTGTTCCCCGCCTTTTTTGTGGTCGGTTGCCGAATGGTGTTGGCGACCTGATTGCGGCTCACCGCCCTCGCAGCCATTTGCGCGTCAGCGTGGGCAGTGAACTCGATTTGTTTTTGGGATGCAGCCACGGACCCACCCTACGCGGTTGGCAGTCCCGCCTGGCCGTGCCCGTTCGCGAGGTCTTCAAGCCATGCCACGCGCATGTCGTTTCCGATTGCGGTCCAATCCGCCCAGAGAGCCAAGTTATCCGCCTCATTTCCGTTCGGCGAATAATTGTACTCGTTCAGAAACCCGCCGAAATCGACCAGTCGGCCAACTCCCTCCAGAAAAGACGGACGTGCGAAGAGAAACGAACTTAGACCACCCATGGGACGACAGCGCACTTATCGGATGAATTGAGGTCTCTAATAAATCCTACACGCCCAGGCTGCCGCTGAAAATAGCCATCAAAGGAATCGGCCCAAGAATCGCCGATCTGGAAAAGCGAAAAACCATGCCGGAATAACCAGCCTATCGCCCCTCGCGCCCCCTTGGCTACAACAACGGGCCTTCGAGCGGTAGAATCGAAAATCGA
Proteins encoded in this window:
- a CDS encoding DUF2283 domain-containing protein — encoded protein: MSIVYQTSGLGLSVQAREDGSLQAAYLRISDKQVARTEEVVESVLLIDFDHDGQLVGIEILAPVQISQVMELANRLDASQRQSFKNFVKSSAPPALVLT
- a CDS encoding DUF4258 domain-containing protein; its protein translation is MAASQKQIEFTAHADAQMAARAVSRNQVANTIRQPTTKKAGNTQYTQRLERDFPPNRRLVVIVEELGDKIKVVTTYWQQITK
- a CDS encoding FAD-binding oxidoreductase; this translates as MTAGEVLPLTATVEPATQSELVEQVRAAFGSDTPLYPIGGGTSLGYGVPPKQKGLGVRLTGLNRIVDYPARDMTITVEAGITMSVLAAELAREGQRLPVDAAQSDRATLGGLIATNFSGPRRYGYGTLRDYVIGISAVDGRGTPFKAGGRVVKNVAGYDLCKLLTGSLGTLAVISQVTLKVRPGCEATAFIECRPADWDAAERLLAGLVTSRTMPVAIELLRGPYWQENAGDGGDDSAVGQLLVGFEGSKLEVDWQIEQLGREWREQAVEVAADHRDEMAANLWRRLTEFSAQSAPLVLKAHLRPSAVTSFMQLLVRIEPRASLQAHAGNGTIIASLAEFSAGDAARVIVQQLQPAAVAAGGGLVVLSCAAGELTRQATWGNAPGDAALMRAVKEQFDPKGLLNPGRFVYGV